One window of the Paraburkholderia sp. PGU19 genome contains the following:
- the ggt gene encoding gamma-glutamyltransferase: MSLPMLRAPRALSGADMHAESHAGAHADSCSSAGRVVARGTYARFATTLALTGALIASLAASPAVDAKTAQPKPALDAAAVATPDRYAADAAQQIFAAGGNAVDAAVAIAFTLAVTYPDAGNIGGGGFMTLVMDGKPYFLDYREKAPQSATRDMYLDDKGNVIKGMSLVGHRAVAVPGTVDGMWEAQKRFGKLKWKQVLAPAIKYATDGFPVEPWLQKRRDGASQSFGGKTNFDAYFSNLKAGNTFRQPELAQTLTRIASDGGREFYEGQTADLIARQMYGHGLLTKADLLQYKAVWRQPVTASWNGYQIVTAPPPSSGGIGLIQLLKMKADLKPQFDGVALNSEPYIHLVAQIEDRAFADRQQYMGDPDSYRVPVDKLIDDAYLARRVEDITPDEVPGASPVKPGLGDSMPEKAQTTHFSVVDKWGNAVSNTYTLTGPFGSGVVVDGGGFVLNDAMDDFEMKAGVPNQSGVTSGDVNTIAPGRRPLSSMAPTILTKDGKVSLVIGTPGGSRIFTSIFQVMTNLYDFNMPPADALAAMRFHHQLLPQKTIYFEPYHPIDGELAEQLTARGYTLQGQTFNGDVQMIRIDGSTPQPAADPRGVGVGRVIQ; encoded by the coding sequence ATGTCCCTTCCGATGCTGCGCGCGCCTCGCGCGCTTTCCGGCGCCGACATGCATGCCGAATCCCATGCGGGCGCCCACGCCGATTCCTGTTCCAGCGCCGGCCGCGTCGTTGCGCGCGGCACGTATGCGCGCTTCGCCACGACGCTCGCGCTGACGGGCGCGCTGATCGCGAGCCTGGCGGCGTCGCCCGCCGTCGACGCCAAGACGGCCCAGCCGAAGCCCGCGCTCGACGCGGCGGCCGTCGCGACGCCCGACCGCTATGCCGCCGACGCCGCGCAGCAGATTTTCGCGGCAGGCGGCAATGCCGTCGATGCAGCCGTCGCGATTGCCTTCACGCTCGCCGTCACGTACCCGGATGCTGGCAACATCGGCGGCGGCGGGTTCATGACGCTGGTCATGGACGGCAAGCCGTACTTTCTCGACTACCGCGAGAAAGCGCCGCAGAGCGCGACGCGCGACATGTATCTCGACGACAAGGGCAACGTGATCAAGGGCATGAGCCTCGTCGGACATCGCGCGGTGGCCGTGCCGGGCACGGTCGACGGCATGTGGGAAGCGCAGAAGCGGTTCGGCAAGCTCAAATGGAAGCAGGTGCTCGCGCCCGCCATCAAGTACGCGACGGACGGCTTCCCCGTCGAACCATGGCTGCAGAAGCGCCGCGACGGTGCATCGCAGAGCTTCGGCGGCAAGACCAATTTCGACGCCTATTTTTCGAACCTGAAAGCGGGCAACACGTTCCGCCAGCCCGAACTTGCGCAGACCCTGACGCGAATCGCATCGGACGGCGGCCGCGAGTTCTACGAAGGGCAGACGGCCGATCTGATCGCGCGGCAGATGTACGGGCACGGCCTGCTCACGAAAGCGGATCTGCTGCAGTACAAGGCCGTATGGCGCCAGCCCGTGACGGCCAGCTGGAACGGCTATCAGATCGTCACGGCGCCGCCGCCCAGTTCGGGCGGCATCGGACTGATCCAGCTGCTGAAGATGAAGGCGGACCTGAAGCCGCAGTTCGACGGCGTGGCGCTCAATTCCGAGCCGTACATCCATCTGGTCGCGCAGATCGAGGACCGCGCGTTCGCTGACCGCCAGCAGTACATGGGCGATCCCGATTCGTACCGCGTGCCCGTCGACAAGCTGATCGACGACGCCTACCTCGCCAGGCGGGTCGAGGACATCACGCCCGACGAAGTGCCGGGCGCCTCACCCGTCAAGCCGGGCCTCGGCGACTCGATGCCGGAAAAGGCCCAGACCACGCACTTCTCGGTGGTCGACAAGTGGGGCAACGCGGTGTCGAACACGTACACGCTGACTGGGCCGTTCGGCTCGGGCGTGGTCGTCGACGGCGGCGGGTTCGTGCTGAACGACGCAATGGACGACTTCGAGATGAAAGCCGGCGTGCCGAACCAGTCCGGCGTGACGAGCGGCGACGTCAACACGATCGCACCGGGACGCCGGCCGCTGTCGTCGATGGCGCCGACCATCCTGACGAAGGACGGCAAGGTGTCGCTCGTGATCGGCACGCCGGGCGGCTCGCGCATCTTCACGTCGATCTTCCAGGTGATGACGAACCTGTACGACTTCAACATGCCGCCCGCCGACGCGCTCGCCGCGATGCGCTTTCACCATCAGTTGTTGCCGCAGAAGACGATCTACTTCGAGCCGTACCATCCCATTGATGGCGAGCTGGCCGAGCAGTTGACGGCGCGCGGCTACACGCTGCAGGGCCAGACGTTCAACGGCGACGTGCAGATGATCCGTATCGATGGTTCGACGCCGCAACCGGCTGCCGATCCGCGCGGCGTTGGCGTGGGCCGTGTGATTCAATAG
- a CDS encoding alpha/beta hydrolase, producing MGLEQQSVIVLPGYMNSGVGHWQTRWEARYPNFSRVPMRDWDHPVCDEWCDTLDAAVAAAKARVLLAAHSLGCLTVAFWAARHASQDALAKVAGALLVAVPDPAGPGFPADAAGFDAVPMSKLPFPSIVVASTDDPYGGVPFSQACATAWGSRWENIGPRGHINADSGLGDWEEAQRWLGSMA from the coding sequence ATGGGGTTGGAGCAGCAGAGCGTGATCGTGTTGCCGGGTTATATGAACTCTGGCGTGGGGCATTGGCAGACGCGCTGGGAAGCGCGTTATCCGAACTTTTCGCGCGTGCCGATGCGGGATTGGGATCATCCCGTTTGCGATGAGTGGTGCGATACGCTCGACGCTGCCGTCGCCGCTGCGAAAGCGCGCGTTCTGCTTGCCGCGCACAGCCTGGGCTGCCTGACGGTTGCGTTCTGGGCGGCGCGCCATGCTTCGCAGGATGCGCTTGCGAAGGTCGCGGGAGCGCTGCTCGTCGCGGTGCCCGATCCGGCTGGCCCTGGATTTCCCGCCGATGCGGCCGGCTTCGACGCCGTGCCGATGAGTAAGCTGCCGTTCCCGTCGATCGTCGTTGCGAGCACCGACGATCCGTACGGCGGTGTGCCGTTCTCGCAGGCCTGTGCGACGGCATGGGGCAGCCGCTGGGAGAACATCGGCCCGCGCGGCCATATCAACGCCGACAGCGGTCTCGGCGACTGGGAAGAAGCGCAGCGCTGGCTGGGCTCGATGGCGTGA
- a CDS encoding CaiB/BaiF CoA-transferase family protein, which produces MGALSHIRVLDLTRVLAGPWCAQTLADFGADVIKVERPGAGDDTRHWGPPYLKTPEGADTREAAYYLAANRNKRSVTVDIATPEGQQIVRELAAQSDVVLENYKVGQLKKYGLDYESLKAVKPDLVYCSVTGFGQTGPYAQRAGYDFIVQGIGGFMSITGERDGQPGGGPQKAGVAIADLMTGMYSSVAVLTALAHRDRTGEGQYIDMALLDVQVAMLANMNSNFLASGKAPARWGNAHPNIVPYQTFQTSDSWIIVAVGNDGQFRKFVEAGKRADLADDDRFATNPERVRNRETLVPILAEMVRTRSKHEWIDALEAAGVPCGPINDLEEVFENEQVVARGMEVQLPHPSGGTVKLVRNPIRMSATPPEAQAHPPTLGEHTEAVLRDVLGYDDARIDALRGRSVI; this is translated from the coding sequence ATGGGTGCACTCAGCCATATCCGCGTGCTGGACCTCACCCGCGTGCTCGCCGGTCCGTGGTGCGCGCAGACGCTAGCCGATTTCGGCGCCGACGTGATCAAGGTCGAGCGGCCAGGCGCCGGCGACGACACGCGCCACTGGGGGCCGCCGTACCTGAAAACGCCGGAAGGCGCGGACACGCGCGAAGCCGCCTACTACCTCGCGGCGAACCGCAACAAGCGCTCGGTGACCGTCGATATCGCCACGCCCGAAGGGCAGCAGATCGTCCGCGAGCTGGCTGCGCAAAGCGACGTCGTGCTGGAGAACTACAAGGTCGGCCAGTTGAAGAAGTACGGGCTCGACTATGAGTCGCTGAAGGCCGTGAAGCCCGACCTCGTCTATTGCTCGGTGACGGGCTTCGGACAGACAGGGCCGTATGCGCAGCGCGCGGGGTATGACTTTATCGTGCAGGGCATCGGCGGGTTCATGAGCATTACGGGCGAACGCGACGGCCAGCCGGGCGGCGGCCCGCAGAAAGCGGGCGTGGCGATCGCGGACCTGATGACGGGCATGTACTCGAGCGTCGCGGTGCTGACGGCGCTCGCGCACCGCGACCGCACGGGCGAAGGCCAGTACATCGACATGGCGCTGCTCGACGTACAGGTCGCAATGCTCGCCAACATGAACTCGAACTTCCTCGCGAGCGGCAAGGCTCCAGCACGCTGGGGCAACGCGCATCCGAACATCGTTCCGTATCAGACCTTCCAGACGAGCGACAGCTGGATCATCGTCGCGGTGGGCAACGACGGACAGTTCCGCAAGTTCGTCGAAGCGGGCAAGCGCGCGGATCTGGCCGACGACGACCGCTTCGCGACCAATCCCGAGCGCGTGCGCAACCGCGAGACGCTCGTGCCGATCCTCGCGGAGATGGTCCGTACCCGCAGCAAGCACGAATGGATCGATGCACTCGAAGCGGCGGGCGTGCCCTGCGGCCCGATCAACGATCTGGAAGAGGTGTTCGAGAACGAGCAGGTGGTCGCGCGTGGCATGGAGGTTCAATTGCCACATCCGTCGGGCGGCACCGTGAAGCTGGTGCGTAATCCCATCCGCATGAGCGCGACGCCGCCCGAGGCACAGGCCCATCCGCCAACGCTCGGCGAGCATACGGAAGCGGTCCTGCGCGATGTGCTCGGATACGACGATGCGCGCATCGACGCGCTGAGGGGCCGGTCGGTGATCTGA
- the alaS gene encoding alanine--tRNA ligase produces MKAAEIREKFLKFFESKGHTIVRSSSLVPGNDPTLLFTNSGMVQFKDVFLGTESRPYSRATTSQRSVRAGGKHNDLENVGYTARHHTFFEMLGNFSFGDYFKRDAIHYAWELLTGVYQLPKEKLWVTVYQEDDEAFDIWAKEVGVPTERIIRIGDNKGARYASDNFWQMADVGPCGPCSEIFYDHGPEVWGGPPGSPEEDGDRYIEIWNLVFMQFSRDAQGNMTPLPKQCVDTGMGLERIAAVLQHMHSNYEIDLFQALIKAAGRETGVEDLSNNSLKVIADHIRACSFLIVDGVIPGNEGRGYVLRRIVRRAIRHGYKLGRKGSFFHKLVADLVAQMGGAYPELKDAEQRVTDVLRQEEERFFETIEHGMSILESALADLEAKGGKTLDGEVAFKLHDTYGFPLDLTADVCREREVTVDEPAFDEAMARQREQARAAGKFKMAQGLEYTGAKTTFHGYEEIVFDDAKITALYVDGASVNEVTKGQQAVVVLDHTPFYAESGGQVGDQGVLANASVRFAVADTLKVQADVVGHHGTLEQGTLKVGDVVKAEIDAIRRARTARNHSATHLMHKALREVLGGHVQQKGSLVDADKTRFDFAHNAPMTDDEIRRVEAIVNAEVLANAPGIVQVMPYDEAVKGGAMALFGEKYGDEVRVLDLGFSRELCGGTHVHRTGDIGFFKIVMEGGVAAGIRRVEAITGDNAVRYVQELDARINAAAAALKAQPSELTQRISMVQDQVKSLEKELGALKSKLASSQGDELAGQAIEVAGVQVLAATLEGADVKTLRETVDKLKDKLKSAAIVLASVEGGKVSLIAGVTAEASKKVKAGELVNFVAQQVGGKGGGRPDMAQAGGTEPANLPAALAGVKGWVEAQL; encoded by the coding sequence ATGAAAGCCGCCGAAATCCGCGAGAAATTCCTCAAGTTCTTCGAATCGAAGGGCCATACGATCGTCCGTTCGTCGAGCCTCGTGCCCGGCAACGACCCGACGCTGCTCTTCACCAATTCGGGCATGGTGCAGTTCAAAGATGTGTTTCTCGGCACCGAATCGCGTCCGTACTCGCGGGCTACGACCTCGCAGCGCAGCGTGCGCGCGGGCGGCAAGCACAACGACCTGGAAAACGTCGGCTACACGGCGCGTCACCACACGTTCTTCGAAATGCTCGGCAACTTCTCGTTTGGCGACTATTTCAAGCGTGACGCGATCCACTACGCGTGGGAACTGCTGACGGGCGTCTATCAGTTGCCGAAGGAAAAGCTCTGGGTCACCGTCTACCAGGAAGACGACGAAGCCTTCGACATCTGGGCGAAGGAAGTCGGCGTGCCGACCGAGCGCATCATCCGCATCGGCGACAACAAGGGCGCGCGTTACGCATCGGACAACTTCTGGCAGATGGCCGACGTCGGCCCGTGCGGTCCGTGCTCGGAAATCTTCTACGACCACGGTCCCGAAGTATGGGGCGGCCCGCCGGGATCGCCGGAAGAAGACGGTGACCGTTACATCGAGATCTGGAATCTCGTGTTCATGCAATTCAGCCGCGACGCGCAGGGCAACATGACGCCGCTGCCCAAGCAGTGCGTGGACACGGGCATGGGTCTGGAGCGTATCGCGGCCGTGCTGCAGCACATGCACAGCAACTACGAGATCGACCTGTTCCAGGCGCTGATCAAGGCGGCAGGGCGCGAAACGGGCGTCGAAGATCTGTCGAACAACTCGTTGAAGGTGATCGCCGATCACATCCGCGCGTGCTCGTTCCTGATCGTCGATGGCGTGATCCCCGGCAACGAAGGCCGCGGCTACGTGCTGCGCCGTATCGTGCGCCGCGCAATCCGCCACGGCTACAAGCTGGGCCGCAAGGGTTCGTTCTTCCACAAGCTGGTCGCGGACCTCGTCGCGCAGATGGGCGGCGCGTATCCCGAACTGAAAGACGCCGAACAGCGCGTCACGGACGTGCTGCGTCAGGAAGAAGAGCGCTTCTTCGAGACCATCGAGCACGGCATGTCGATCCTCGAAAGCGCACTGGCCGATCTGGAAGCGAAGGGCGGCAAGACGCTCGACGGCGAAGTTGCGTTCAAGCTGCACGACACCTATGGCTTCCCGCTCGATCTGACGGCAGACGTGTGCCGCGAGCGCGAAGTGACGGTGGACGAACCCGCATTCGACGAAGCGATGGCCCGTCAGCGCGAACAGGCGCGCGCGGCCGGCAAGTTCAAGATGGCGCAGGGCCTCGAATACACGGGCGCGAAGACCACGTTCCACGGATACGAAGAAATCGTCTTCGACGACGCGAAGATCACGGCGCTGTATGTCGACGGCGCGTCCGTCAACGAAGTGACGAAGGGCCAGCAGGCTGTCGTCGTGCTCGACCACACGCCGTTCTACGCGGAGTCGGGCGGCCAGGTTGGCGATCAGGGCGTGCTGGCGAACGCGAGCGTGCGCTTCGCCGTCGCCGATACGCTGAAGGTGCAGGCGGACGTCGTGGGCCATCACGGCACGCTGGAGCAGGGCACGCTGAAGGTCGGTGACGTCGTGAAGGCGGAGATCGACGCGATCCGCCGCGCGCGCACGGCCCGCAACCACTCGGCTACCCACCTGATGCACAAGGCGCTGCGCGAAGTGCTCGGCGGCCACGTGCAGCAGAAGGGCTCGCTCGTCGACGCCGACAAGACCCGCTTCGACTTCGCGCACAACGCGCCGATGACGGACGATGAAATCCGCCGCGTCGAAGCCATCGTCAATGCCGAAGTGCTGGCGAACGCGCCGGGCATCGTGCAGGTGATGCCGTACGACGAAGCGGTGAAGGGCGGCGCCATGGCGCTGTTCGGCGAGAAGTACGGCGACGAAGTGCGCGTGCTGGATCTGGGCTTCTCGCGCGAGTTGTGCGGCGGCACGCACGTGCATCGCACGGGCGATATCGGCTTCTTCAAGATCGTGATGGAAGGCGGCGTCGCGGCGGGCATCCGTCGCGTCGAAGCGATCACGGGCGATAACGCGGTGCGTTACGTGCAGGAACTCGACGCGCGCATCAACGCCGCGGCTGCGGCGCTGAAGGCGCAGCCGTCGGAACTGACGCAACGCATCTCGATGGTTCAGGACCAGGTGAAGTCGCTGGAAAAGGAACTGGGCGCGCTGAAGTCGAAGCTCGCGTCGAGCCAGGGCGATGAACTGGCCGGCCAGGCCATCGAGGTTGCCGGCGTGCAGGTGCTGGCGGCTACCCTGGAAGGCGCGGACGTCAAGACGCTGCGCGAAACCGTCGACAAGCTCAAGGACAAGCTCAAGAGCGCGGCGATCGTGCTGGCGTCCGTCGAAGGCGGCAAGGTCAGCCTGATCGCGGGCGTCACGGCCGAGGCGAGCAAGAAGGTCAAGGCGGGCGAGCTGGTCAACTTCGTCGCGCAGCAGGTCGGCGGCAAGGGCGGCGGCCGTCCGGACATGGCGCAGGCGGGCGGTACCGAGCCGGCCAATCTGCCGGCTGCGCTGGCTGGCGTGAAGGGCTGGGTCGAAGCGCAACTCTAA
- a CDS encoding LysR family transcriptional regulator, with product MDLAALSIFRAVVRENGVTRAAAKLNRVQSNVTTRIKQLEEQLGTELFVRDGRRLVLTPAGETLLPYAERLLALADEARHAVKDTRPSGRLRLGTMESVAATRLPGLLAQYHQTWPDVALELETGTTGKLIDRVREFEVDAAIVATPLDPGWIGDLFEVVPVFREELVMVSPRGHPPIHHASDISLSTLIAFEVGCAYRVHVEKWYMEHGIRPSRVLELGSYHAIVACVAAGAGVAFAPRSVLALLPESDDIAVHPLAGLGSIETILVWRRGHFSSALNALRGMLVASGNLQQKPADDVAA from the coding sequence ATGGATCTTGCCGCCCTTTCGATCTTTCGCGCCGTCGTGCGCGAAAACGGCGTGACGCGGGCCGCAGCGAAGCTCAATCGGGTGCAATCGAACGTGACCACGCGTATCAAGCAACTCGAAGAGCAATTGGGCACCGAACTGTTCGTTCGCGACGGCCGGCGGCTTGTGCTGACGCCTGCGGGCGAGACACTGCTGCCCTATGCCGAACGGCTGCTCGCGCTCGCCGACGAAGCGCGCCACGCGGTCAAGGACACGCGTCCGAGCGGACGCCTGCGGCTGGGCACGATGGAGAGCGTCGCCGCGACCCGCTTGCCCGGACTGCTCGCGCAGTATCACCAGACGTGGCCCGACGTCGCGCTCGAACTGGAGACGGGGACGACGGGCAAGCTGATCGATCGCGTGCGCGAATTCGAGGTGGACGCGGCGATCGTCGCAACGCCGCTCGATCCGGGCTGGATCGGCGATCTGTTCGAGGTCGTGCCCGTGTTTCGCGAAGAACTGGTGATGGTGTCGCCGCGCGGTCATCCGCCCATCCATCATGCGAGCGATATTTCGCTTTCGACGCTGATCGCGTTCGAGGTGGGCTGCGCGTATCGCGTGCATGTCGAAAAGTGGTACATGGAGCACGGCATCCGGCCCTCGCGGGTGCTGGAGCTCGGCTCGTATCACGCGATCGTCGCGTGCGTGGCGGCGGGCGCGGGCGTCGCATTCGCGCCGCGCTCGGTGTTGGCGCTGCTGCCCGAATCGGACGATATCGCCGTGCATCCGCTCGCCGGGCTCGGCAGCATCGAGACGATACTGGTCTGGCGACGCGGTCACTTCTCGTCGGCATTGAATGCGTTGCGCGGGATGCTGGTCGCGAGCGGGAACCTGCAGCAAAAGCCGGCGGACGATGTGGCTGCCTGA
- a CDS encoding YbfB/YjiJ family MFS transporter translates to MNDFATRTFQTNHVSTHVARRAALACMAALAVALGVGRFAFTPLLPLMLHGGALDIRHGGWLASLNYAGYFLGAIACVALRMDAARVVKAGLASTVVLVLAMGVTHQFWVWAVVRFIAGAISAWTFVFASQWGLRRLAELGANEWSGVIYTGPGLGIAGTGLLVSAAGGYGASAGWIGFGLVSAVLTVLVWRTFETPSTATASTRKSASAQTDAHRHRVHLHRADAFWLIVLYGVPGFGYIITATFLPVIARAALPVDSPWPDLFWPMFGGALVVGALVGARLPSRWDNRTLLAGCYVLQSLGILAGIVSPTAGGFALGSALIGLPFTAITLFAMREARRLHGDNAAGLMGYATAAYGLGQIVGPLVAAPIAAHTGSFTLALWLAAIALLAGAVGLVVVAVLRPSLRA, encoded by the coding sequence ATGAACGATTTCGCCACCCGCACCTTTCAGACAAACCACGTTTCAACCCATGTCGCGCGCCGCGCGGCGTTGGCCTGCATGGCGGCGCTTGCCGTCGCGCTCGGCGTCGGCCGCTTTGCCTTTACGCCGCTGTTGCCGCTGATGCTCCACGGCGGCGCGCTCGATATCAGACACGGCGGCTGGCTCGCGTCGCTCAACTACGCGGGTTATTTCCTCGGTGCGATCGCTTGCGTCGCGCTACGCATGGATGCGGCGCGCGTGGTGAAGGCGGGCCTCGCGTCCACTGTGGTGCTCGTGCTCGCGATGGGTGTCACGCATCAGTTCTGGGTGTGGGCCGTGGTGCGCTTCATCGCGGGCGCGATCAGCGCGTGGACCTTCGTATTCGCGTCGCAATGGGGTTTGCGGCGGCTCGCCGAACTGGGCGCGAACGAGTGGAGCGGCGTGATCTACACGGGCCCGGGACTCGGCATCGCGGGGACGGGCCTGCTGGTCAGCGCGGCGGGCGGATATGGCGCGTCGGCGGGCTGGATCGGGTTTGGGCTCGTGTCGGCTGTGCTGACCGTGCTCGTATGGCGCACGTTCGAGACGCCATCGACCGCAACGGCATCGACGCGGAAAAGCGCGTCGGCGCAGACCGATGCGCATCGACATCGCGTGCATCTGCACCGCGCGGATGCCTTCTGGCTGATAGTCCTCTACGGCGTGCCCGGTTTCGGGTACATCATCACCGCGACGTTCTTGCCCGTGATCGCCCGCGCTGCGCTGCCCGTGGATTCGCCGTGGCCTGATCTGTTCTGGCCGATGTTCGGCGGCGCGCTGGTCGTGGGCGCGTTGGTGGGCGCGCGTCTGCCGTCGCGCTGGGACAACCGCACGCTGCTGGCCGGCTGCTACGTGCTGCAGTCGCTCGGCATCCTCGCGGGCATCGTGTCGCCGACGGCGGGTGGCTTCGCGCTTGGCAGCGCGCTGATCGGCCTGCCGTTCACGGCGATCACCCTGTTCGCGATGCGCGAGGCGCGGCGGCTGCACGGCGACAACGCGGCGGGATTGATGGGCTATGCGACGGCGGCCTATGGCCTTGGGCAGATCGTGGGTCCGCTCGTCGCCGCGCCGATCGCCGCACACACCGGTTCGTTCACGCTGGCGTTGTGGCTGGCGGCGATCGCGTTGCTCGCGGGCGCCGTGGGTCTCGTCGTGGTAGCTGTGTTGCGCCCGTCGCTGCGCGCCTGA
- a CDS encoding low specificity L-threonine aldolase, with translation MQHFASDNYAGICPEALEALIAANNSGHEPAYGDDSWTQQVCDRLRNLFQTDCEVFFVFNGTAANSLALASLCQSYHSVICHELAHIETDECGGPEFFSNGSKLLTAPGVGGKLTPDAIEAVVTRRADIHYPKPKVVTLTQSTEVGTVYSVEEIRAIAAIAKRRHLKVHMDGARFANAVAALDVHPSEITWRAGVDVLCFGGTKNGLPVGEAVVFFDRALADDFAYRLKQAGQLASKMRFISAPWLGLLDKDVWLRNARHANAMAQLMESRLAEIRGVSIMFPTESNAVFAQLPPHVAKAMRTRGWKFYEFIGAGGCRLMCAWDTQPETVERFVAEVRELCAA, from the coding sequence ATGCAACATTTTGCGTCGGACAACTACGCCGGCATCTGCCCCGAAGCGCTCGAAGCGCTGATCGCCGCCAACAACAGCGGCCACGAACCGGCCTACGGCGACGACTCGTGGACGCAGCAAGTCTGCGACCGCCTGCGCAACCTGTTCCAGACCGACTGCGAAGTGTTTTTCGTCTTCAACGGCACGGCGGCCAACTCGCTGGCGCTGGCGTCGCTGTGCCAGTCCTACCATTCGGTGATCTGCCACGAGCTCGCGCACATCGAAACGGACGAATGCGGCGGCCCCGAATTCTTCTCGAACGGCTCGAAACTGCTGACGGCGCCGGGCGTCGGCGGCAAGCTCACGCCCGATGCGATCGAAGCCGTCGTCACGCGCCGCGCCGACATCCACTATCCGAAGCCCAAGGTCGTGACGCTCACGCAGTCGACAGAAGTGGGCACCGTGTACAGCGTCGAGGAAATCCGCGCGATTGCGGCGATCGCGAAGCGCCGTCATCTGAAGGTCCACATGGATGGCGCGCGCTTTGCAAACGCCGTCGCCGCGCTCGACGTGCATCCGTCGGAGATCACGTGGCGCGCGGGCGTCGACGTGCTGTGCTTCGGCGGCACGAAGAACGGATTGCCCGTGGGCGAGGCGGTCGTGTTCTTCGATCGCGCACTGGCTGATGACTTCGCTTATCGGCTGAAGCAGGCGGGACAGCTTGCGTCGAAAATGCGCTTCATCTCCGCGCCGTGGCTCGGCTTGCTCGACAAGGACGTCTGGCTGCGCAACGCGCGCCACGCAAACGCCATGGCGCAACTGATGGAATCGCGCCTCGCGGAAATTCGCGGCGTGAGCATCATGTTCCCGACGGAATCGAACGCCGTGTTCGCGCAATTGCCGCCGCATGTCGCGAAGGCCATGCGCACGCGTGGCTGGAAGTTCTATGAGTTCATCGGCGCGGGCGGCTGCCGGCTGATGTGCGCATGGGACACGCAGCCCGAAACGGTCGAGCGCTTCGTCGCTGAGGTTCGCGAACTGTGCGCCGCGTGA
- a CDS encoding iron-containing alcohol dehydrogenase, whose translation MAYIYYLTHIHLGYDALAQLPAECERSGIRRPLVVTDKGVMAAGVAQQAIDALKLPGVPIFDDTPSNPTEAMVMAAAQRYREEGCDGLVAIGGGSSIDLAKGVAIMATHPGTMTDYATIEGGSARITDKAAPLIAIPTTAGTGSEVARGAIVILNDGRKLGFHSWHLLPKAAICDPGLTLGLPPSLTAATGMDAIAHCIETFLAPSFNPPADGIALDGLERAWANIELATRDGQNRDARLHMMSASMQGAMAFQKGLGCVHSLSHPLGGVSVNGRTSLHHGTLNAVVLPAVLRFNESAPSVVENRRYARMRRVMNLPDNADLAAALHDMTARLGLPTGLKQMGVDESAFDKVIKGALADHCHKTNPREATADDYRRMLIESM comes from the coding sequence ATGGCCTACATCTACTATCTGACGCACATTCATCTCGGCTACGACGCGCTCGCGCAGTTGCCGGCGGAGTGCGAGCGTTCCGGCATCAGGCGGCCGCTCGTGGTGACGGACAAGGGCGTGATGGCGGCGGGCGTCGCGCAGCAGGCAATCGACGCGTTGAAGCTGCCCGGCGTGCCCATCTTCGACGACACGCCGTCGAACCCCACGGAAGCGATGGTGATGGCGGCCGCGCAGCGCTATCGGGAAGAGGGCTGCGACGGGCTGGTGGCGATCGGCGGCGGCTCGTCGATCGATCTCGCCAAGGGCGTCGCGATCATGGCGACGCATCCGGGCACGATGACGGATTACGCGACGATCGAAGGCGGCAGCGCCAGGATCACCGACAAGGCGGCGCCGCTGATCGCGATTCCGACCACGGCGGGCACGGGCAGCGAAGTGGCGCGCGGCGCGATCGTGATCCTGAACGACGGCCGCAAGCTCGGCTTCCATTCGTGGCATCTGCTGCCGAAGGCCGCTATCTGCGATCCGGGTCTCACGCTCGGCCTGCCGCCGTCGCTGACGGCCGCGACGGGCATGGATGCGATCGCGCATTGCATCGAAACGTTTCTGGCGCCTTCGTTCAACCCACCCGCCGACGGCATCGCGCTCGACGGGCTGGAGCGCGCCTGGGCGAACATCGAACTCGCGACGCGCGACGGCCAGAACCGCGACGCGCGCCTGCACATGATGAGCGCGTCGATGCAGGGCGCGATGGCGTTCCAGAAGGGACTCGGCTGCGTACATTCGCTGTCGCATCCGCTCGGCGGCGTGTCGGTGAATGGGCGCACGTCGCTGCATCACGGCACGCTGAACGCCGTCGTGCTGCCCGCCGTGCTGCGCTTCAACGAAAGCGCGCCGTCCGTCGTCGAGAATCGCCGTTATGCGCGCATGCGCCGCGTGATGAACCTGCCCGACAACGCCGATCTCGCGGCAGCGCTGCACGACATGACCGCGCGCCTCGGACTGCCGACGGGCCTGAAGCAAATGGGCGTCGACGAAAGTGCATTCGACAAGGTCATCAAGGGCGCGCTCGCCGATCATTGCCACAAGACGAATCCGCGCGAAGCGACGGCCGACGATTATCGGCGGATGCTGATCGAGTCGATGTAA